The Herminiimonas arsenitoxidans sequence CGCTCAGTATCAGAAGCATTGCTACTCATGCTGACTGTGCCTTTCGCACTCATCGGCGGCTTCTGGTTTGTGTGGCTACTCGGTCATGCCGTTTCGGTGGCTACTGCAGTTGGGTTTATTGCATTGGCAGGGCTGGCGGCTGAGTTCGGCGTCGTGATGCTGGTGTATCTACGCAATTCATTGAATCAGCGATTGCAATCCGGCCAGCCGTTGAGCAAGGAACTCATTGCGGAAGCGATACGGGAAGGTGCGGTACTGCGTGTGCGCCCCAAAGCCATGACAGTGGCAGTTATCTTGGCCGGTCTTGTCCCGATTATGTTCGGTAGCGGTGCTGGCTCTGAAGTAATGCAACGGATTGCCGCACCGATGGTGGGCGGCATGATTACCGCACCATTGTTGTCGCTTTTTGTGATTCCAGCAGCATGGCGTTTGCTTCAAGAACGCAAATTACGTTTGGCAGTACGAAACAAATCAATCTAACTACTAAGGAGTATCAAATGAAAAAATCGTTTTTGAATCTGGTGGCAGTTTGCGGCTTTTCTCTGATGGCAGTGAATGTTTACGCTGACCAAAGAACCATGGGAACGGACATGGCAGGAATGAAGATGGAAGGGATGAAAATGGACAAGATGCCAGCGACATCAGCGAGTGCGACTACCCTGTCGGATGGCGTAGTCAAAGCCGTTGATAAAGAGAACAAAAGCATTACCCTGAAACACGGTCGCATCAAGAGCGCGACAGTGGAAATGGGGCCTATGACCATGCCGTTTGCAGTGAAAGACAAAGCGCTACTTTCTAATGTAAAAGTAGGCGACAAGGTGAAATTTACGGTTGAGAACGTCGATGGAGAAGCAACAGTGACGGTGTTATCTGTTCAGAAATAATAGAGCCAGTCGCTCAAGCCGCTTGTCGTTGATTTTGGTGTGATGCAGGTAGTCGATGGCAATTCTGGCGTACATGTAGTTGCTATTAATGAAATATTTCTGACTCGTCAGTAATGGTTGCTAAAGACAAGCAGTAATGGATATGTATTGTCGATTCATTATTGCTAGTCTTTGCACAGATGTAGCAGACGTTTTTCATTCTCACTAAAGCGTTAAAAATCGTACCAAATACACAAGCGTTTTCCCGGATTTAACCAATATTCACACATCAGTCGCAATATCTTTGCGACGGCATCGTTTATCTCTAAAGATTCCTTCTTAATTGACGTAATCAGGATTGAGTTGAGGTGAAAATTTTTTCTCTTCAATGTCTCATTATTTTTGCGCTAAAAGCATCATTCATAACGCGCAAGCAATCCTTCATATTAGACAGGCAACCCATGCAAAACAAACAACAATCTCTCGGCGGAACCGAGGTATTGGCGTTTACGCTAGGCAGCGAAGAATACGGTATCGATATTCTGAAAGTGCAGGAAATCCGCGGTTACGATGCCGTCACCAAAATCGCTAATGCACCTGAGTTCATCAAGGGTGTCATTAATCTGCGCGGCATCATTGTTCCGATTGTCGACATGCGCATCATGTTCAAACTCGGTTTGCCGACGTATGACCAATTCACGGTGGTCATTATTCTTAATATTGGCAATCGTGTAGTCGGAATGGTGGTCGACAGCGTTTCTGACGTCATTACGCTGAATAACGAACAGATCAAGCCTGCGCCAGAAATGGGAACCGCGATGGATACGGATTATTTGATCGGGTTGGGAACGATCGAAGAACGCATGCTGATCCTGGTTGATATTGACAAGCTGATGTCATCCTCCGAAATGGGGCTGATCGAAAAAATTGCGGCCTGAGAATAGAGCTGCTTCACATAATTAACTGGTCTGAGGGAATGATGTTCAATAATTTATCAATCAAGATGCGTCTCATCGGCACGATGGCTTTCATGGGAATGATGCTGATTGTCGGTGGTGCGATGGGTGTGATTGGCTTGCAAAGCACGAACGACTCACTGAAGGATGTCTACGGCAATCAACTGGCATCTTCTCTTGCCATCAATCTGTCGATGACGCGGATGTTCCAGGCGCGTTCGGCCATTGATCGTGTCGTCCTTAAACCGGATGCGCCTACTGTAGGTGACTTGATCGCGCGTTCAGCAACGCTGCGTGCCCAATCTGATGCGGCATGGAAGGATTACTACTCCTTGCCGATGAATGCGGATGAAAAGAAACTGGCTGATATCGTCACCGAAAAACGCAATATTTATGTGCGTGATGGCGCACTTCCTCTGCTCGCTGCCGTGCAAGCCGGGCGGCATGCAGAAGCCAGCGATCTCATGTTTGTAAAGACCTCACCTTTATTTACTGACATGCGTGAGAGCGCAGAGAAGCTGACGGACTTTCAATTGAAGACTGCCGCTGCAGCGTATGAATCCAGTCAATCCATGTACAGCATGTTCCGCATTGCGGCGATTGGTGGCGTTTTGTTTGGGTTGCTGGCTGTTTCAATATCAGCTTTCTTCCTGATCCGCGCGATCATGCAACCGCTGCAGGAAATGCTGGGTCATTTCGGTGCGATTTCTTCTGGTGATTTGACTAGCCGTATCGAAGTCAAATCCAAGAATGAAATGGGCGTGCTGATGCACGGCTTGCAAAAAATGCAGACTAGCTTGACCGAAACTGTACACAACGTTCGTCAAGGCAGTACGGCGATCAGTACAGCGACCACGCAAATCGCAGCGGGCAATCTGGATTTGTCCAGCCGCACTGAACAGCAAGCCAGCTCACTGGAAGAAACAGCTTCGTCGATGGAAGAGCTGACCTCGACTGTGAGACAGAACGTTGACAACGCACGCCAAGCCAACCAGCTTGCCGCATCTGCTTCCAGCGTTGCAGAAAAAGGCGGTGCAGTGGTGTCGCAAGTGGTCGATACGATGGAAGACATCAATACTTCTGCCAAAAAGATTGTGGACATCATTGGCGTTATCGACGGCATTGCCTTCCAAACCAATATTCTGGCCTTGAATGCCGCAGTGGAAGCAGCCCGTGCCGGCGAGCAAGGTCGTGGATTTGCCGTGGTAGCGAGTGAAGTGCGTAATTTGGCGCAACGCTCGGCTGCAGCAGCGAAAGAAATCAAGACCTTGATCGGTGACTCTGTCGGTAAAGTAGAGATCGGCAGCAAGCTGGTCGGTGAAGCTGGCGTCACGATGGAAGAAGTTGTGCACAGTGTTAAACGTGTGACTGACATCATGTCCGAGATCATGGCGGCGAGCCAGGAACAAAGCGCCGGCATCGAGCAAGTGAATCAGGCCATTGGTCAGATGGATCAAGTCACGCAGCAGAATGCAGCGTTGGTAGAGGAAGCTGCAGCTGCAGCGGAATCGCTCAACGAACAAGCGATCAAGTTGGCAGAAGCAGTCAGTGTCTTCAAACTGGATCGCATGGAAGTATCCGCATCCGCCAAGACGGCAACAAAAATCGCAGCAGTAGCACCTGCCAAACGTGCGATTGCAGCACCTGCACCAGCGCGTAAGAAAGTGTCGAATGGTGTAGCGGCAGGCGGCGATGACTGGGAAGAGTTTTAAGTTATCACTTGCTGTAATCAGGTAAGCGCTGCGCCGCTTGCCTGATCAATCTTGTTATGGTCGGGGACACATCTTGTTCTCGACCGATCTCGACAAAATGATGGCGTTTTCTGCAATGGAAAAATAGAGCAGCAGAACGATACATCATGAACATCTCCCTCGAAGCACTCCCTCATCTTAAGTAAAAAATGCAAATAACGAATTTGAAAATCGGCGTACGGCTGGGCATGGCGTTCGCCGTTGTACTGGTATTGATGG is a genomic window containing:
- a CDS encoding copper-binding protein, whose product is MKKSFLNLVAVCGFSLMAVNVYADQRTMGTDMAGMKMEGMKMDKMPATSASATTLSDGVVKAVDKENKSITLKHGRIKSATVEMGPMTMPFAVKDKALLSNVKVGDKVKFTVENVDGEATVTVLSVQK
- a CDS encoding chemotaxis protein CheW, encoding MQNKQQSLGGTEVLAFTLGSEEYGIDILKVQEIRGYDAVTKIANAPEFIKGVINLRGIIVPIVDMRIMFKLGLPTYDQFTVVIILNIGNRVVGMVVDSVSDVITLNNEQIKPAPEMGTAMDTDYLIGLGTIEERMLILVDIDKLMSSSEMGLIEKIAA
- a CDS encoding methyl-accepting chemotaxis protein yields the protein MFNNLSIKMRLIGTMAFMGMMLIVGGAMGVIGLQSTNDSLKDVYGNQLASSLAINLSMTRMFQARSAIDRVVLKPDAPTVGDLIARSATLRAQSDAAWKDYYSLPMNADEKKLADIVTEKRNIYVRDGALPLLAAVQAGRHAEASDLMFVKTSPLFTDMRESAEKLTDFQLKTAAAAYESSQSMYSMFRIAAIGGVLFGLLAVSISAFFLIRAIMQPLQEMLGHFGAISSGDLTSRIEVKSKNEMGVLMHGLQKMQTSLTETVHNVRQGSTAISTATTQIAAGNLDLSSRTEQQASSLEETASSMEELTSTVRQNVDNARQANQLAASASSVAEKGGAVVSQVVDTMEDINTSAKKIVDIIGVIDGIAFQTNILALNAAVEAARAGEQGRGFAVVASEVRNLAQRSAAAAKEIKTLIGDSVGKVEIGSKLVGEAGVTMEEVVHSVKRVTDIMSEIMAASQEQSAGIEQVNQAIGQMDQVTQQNAALVEEAAAAAESLNEQAIKLAEAVSVFKLDRMEVSASAKTATKIAAVAPAKRAIAAPAPARKKVSNGVAAGGDDWEEF